In Chromatiaceae bacterium, a single genomic region encodes these proteins:
- a CDS encoding ABC transporter substrate-binding protein, giving the protein MKNLLTDYKKHEGGIDDPGLALDIDPLFSGVLGTGVSRRDFLATGGSLAAALGGLVPSAATFAAEKKFNPVVKIGYIPITDAAALLVAHELGFFKKEGIESERPTLIRGWSPLVEAFASHRFNLTHMLIPIPIWMRYNNKFPMKITAWDHTNGSAIVVHKNSGINSPKDFGGKQFAVPYWYSIHNIVSQKIMRDAGIKPVIKPQSAELAPDECNFLVLNPPDMPPALAAKSIDGYCVAEPFNALGELKAGGKVLRFTGDVWKGHPCCVVVMHEADAMDPDRAAWAQGVHNAIIAAQIHLAENREEMAEMLSRDGKKYLPFPKAVVERAMLFYDPAYYNNPMAIKHPEWGMDRINFQSWPYRSATELVVSDLKKSVITGDAGFLDTLTPEFVANDLVNYDYVRKSLEANPAWRNDPSVPKGDDPYNRVEVVEL; this is encoded by the coding sequence ATGAAGAATCTGCTGACGGACTACAAGAAGCACGAAGGTGGTATCGACGATCCCGGACTCGCCCTGGATATCGATCCGCTGTTCAGCGGCGTATTGGGCACCGGCGTCAGCCGGCGCGATTTCCTGGCGACCGGCGGCAGCCTCGCCGCAGCGCTCGGTGGACTTGTACCCTCGGCCGCGACCTTCGCGGCAGAAAAGAAATTCAATCCGGTCGTGAAGATCGGCTACATCCCCATTACCGATGCGGCGGCGCTGTTGGTCGCGCACGAACTCGGCTTTTTCAAGAAGGAAGGCATCGAGTCGGAGCGTCCGACACTGATCCGTGGCTGGTCCCCGCTGGTCGAGGCGTTCGCATCGCACCGTTTCAATCTGACCCACATGCTGATCCCGATCCCGATCTGGATGCGCTACAACAACAAGTTCCCGATGAAGATCACGGCCTGGGACCACACCAATGGTTCGGCGATCGTGGTGCACAAGAACAGCGGGATCAATTCACCGAAGGACTTCGGTGGCAAGCAGTTTGCGGTTCCCTACTGGTATTCGATCCACAACATCGTTTCGCAGAAGATCATGCGGGATGCGGGCATCAAGCCCGTGATCAAGCCGCAGTCGGCAGAGCTGGCGCCGGATGAGTGCAACTTCCTGGTGCTCAACCCGCCGGACATGCCGCCTGCGCTGGCCGCCAAATCGATCGACGGTTACTGTGTCGCCGAACCGTTCAACGCGCTGGGCGAGCTCAAGGCCGGCGGCAAGGTGTTGCGTTTCACCGGCGATGTTTGGAAGGGCCATCCCTGCTGCGTGGTGGTCATGCACGAAGCCGATGCGATGGACCCGGATCGTGCGGCCTGGGCGCAGGGCGTACACAACGCGATCATCGCTGCACAGATCCACCTGGCGGAGAACCGCGAGGAGATGGCCGAGATGCTTTCGCGGGACGGCAAGAAGTATCTCCCGTTCCCGAAAGCGGTGGTCGAGCGCGCGATGCTGTTCTATGACCCGGCCTATTACAACAATCCGATGGCGATCAAACACCCGGAGTGGGGAATGGACCGGATCAACTTCCAGAGTTGGCCGTATCGCTCCGCCACCGAGCTGGTCGTCAGCGATCTCAAGAAGTCGGTGATCACCGGCGATGCCGGGTTCCTCGATACGCTCACCCCGGAATTCGTCGCCAACGATCTGGTGAACTACGACTACGTGCGCAAATCCCTCGAGGCGAATCCGGCATGGCGCAACGACCCGAGTGTGCCGAAGGGTGACGACCCGTACAACCGCGTGGAGGTGGTGGAGCTATGA
- a CDS encoding ABC transporter permease yields the protein MSNGAVPAGGIQETGSSRVLASTGRRLANFFGGLAILLAVWWIGAYFIAANPKTESFASFGPVPTFQAFPVLWEEGKIQKAVAASGFRLGSGLAIAIIIGVPIGILMGRSKRFRELSNSPFQFLRMISPLSWMPLAVLVFATWNGSIIFLIAMASVWPVAFSTAAGLAKVDPAWFKVARNLGAKPLDMLTKIILPAISYDVFTGIRLALGVAWIVLVPAEYLGVTSGLGYSIEDARETLSYNHLTAIVLVIGIIGYALDSICVLLIKHFSWERK from the coding sequence ATGAGCAACGGCGCCGTACCCGCTGGAGGGATCCAAGAAACGGGATCATCCCGTGTCCTGGCGTCCACGGGACGGCGCCTCGCCAACTTCTTTGGTGGGTTGGCGATTCTGCTGGCGGTCTGGTGGATTGGGGCCTATTTCATCGCCGCCAATCCGAAGACGGAAAGCTTTGCCTCGTTCGGGCCGGTGCCGACTTTCCAGGCGTTCCCGGTGCTCTGGGAGGAAGGCAAGATCCAGAAAGCGGTGGCCGCGAGCGGTTTCCGACTGGGATCGGGATTGGCGATCGCGATCATCATCGGCGTGCCGATCGGCATCCTGATGGGGCGCAGCAAGCGGTTTCGTGAACTGAGCAACTCGCCGTTCCAGTTTCTGCGCATGATCAGCCCGCTGTCATGGATGCCGCTGGCGGTCCTGGTGTTCGCGACGTGGAATGGTTCGATCATCTTCCTGATCGCGATGGCCTCGGTCTGGCCGGTGGCGTTCTCGACCGCGGCTGGACTCGCGAAAGTGGATCCGGCCTGGTTCAAGGTGGCTCGGAACCTGGGGGCCAAGCCGCTGGACATGCTCACCAAGATCATCCTGCCGGCCATCAGCTATGACGTGTTCACCGGTATACGCCTGGCGCTCGGTGTCGCGTGGATCGTGCTGGTGCCCGCCGAATACCTCGGGGTCACTTCGGGGCTGGGGTATTCGATCGAAGATGCGCGCGAGACACTGTCTTACAACCATCTGACGGCGATCGTGCTGGTGATCGGAATCATCGGCTACGCACTCGACAGCATATGCGTGCTGTTGATCAAGCACTTCAGCTGGGAGCGCAAGTAA
- a CDS encoding ABC transporter permease — protein sequence MVVACTARVYGAVSAGVAHSTRGLTNFFGGLAILFVLWWIGIAAITLDPEMEHFADFGPIPAFKAIGYMWEEGTIQSAVVASGYRLGLGLLIAIGIGVPLGILIGRSRRFRELSNSPFQLLRMISPLSWEPIAVIVFVTWDQAIIFLISIASVWPVAFATAAGLAKVDPAWFKVARNLGAKPWQLVTKIIVPAITFDVLTGIRLALGVAWIVLVPAEFLGVHSGLGYSIEDARETLSYDHLMGMVLVIGVIGYVLDSACVLLIKRFSWHRGQTA from the coding sequence ATGGTCGTAGCCTGCACCGCCAGGGTGTATGGCGCCGTATCGGCGGGGGTCGCGCACTCGACGCGTGGCCTGACGAATTTCTTCGGTGGCCTGGCCATTCTGTTTGTACTTTGGTGGATCGGCATCGCTGCAATCACGCTCGATCCCGAAATGGAGCATTTCGCCGACTTCGGGCCTATACCCGCATTCAAGGCCATCGGCTACATGTGGGAAGAGGGCACCATACAGAGTGCCGTGGTCGCCAGCGGTTACCGACTGGGACTCGGCCTGCTGATCGCGATCGGTATCGGTGTGCCGCTCGGCATTCTGATCGGGCGCAGTCGACGTTTCCGGGAGCTGAGCAACTCACCTTTCCAGCTGTTGCGCATGATCAGTCCCCTTTCCTGGGAACCGATCGCGGTGATCGTGTTCGTCACCTGGGACCAGGCGATCATCTTCCTGATTTCCATCGCGTCGGTCTGGCCGGTCGCGTTCGCCACGGCGGCCGGTCTGGCGAAGGTCGACCCGGCGTGGTTCAAGGTTGCGCGTAACCTTGGCGCCAAACCTTGGCAGCTGGTCACCAAGATCATCGTCCCTGCGATCACGTTCGACGTCCTTACCGGCATACGCCTGGCGCTCGGGGTCGCGTGGATCGTGCTGGTGCCGGCGGAGTTCCTTGGTGTCCATTCCGGCTTGGGCTATTCGATCGAAGATGCACGCGAGACCCTGTCTTACGACCATCTGATGGGGATGGTCCTGGTGATCGGTGTGATCGGCTATGTCCTCGATAGCGCCTGCGTGCTGCTGATCAAGCGTTTCAGCTGGCACCGCGGACAGACAGCCTGA
- a CDS encoding transposase has protein sequence MSESRFTEAEISAVLQEAENGAALDELCRRHGISEATLVEWRANRGNAAVSQERRLKELEEENQRLRSLVADLTLRNEALKNVMSKKW, from the coding sequence ATGTCAGAGTCGCGATTTACCGAAGCGGAGATCAGCGCGGTACTGCAGGAAGCCGAAAACGGGGCGGCACTCGACGAGCTTTGTCGCAGGCACGGGATTTCGGAAGCGACACTGGTTGAATGGCGCGCCAATCGCGGAAATGCGGCGGTATCGCAGGAACGCAGACTCAAGGAGTTGGAAGAGGAAAACCAGAGACTGCGATCGTTGGTCGCGGATCTGACGTTGCGCAACGAGGCGCTGAAAAACGTGATGTCCAAGAAGTGGTAG
- a CDS encoding DsrE/DsrF/DrsH-like family protein gives MAAMIASVAAATGDEVSVFFSMNALPHFIKGNDQAAPVEGEFGALMDRTQGVPPFKQLFKQAAELGDAKLLPCSMAVDLLQVAEDQLEPELGPPTGLTRFLSDAEGGQLLTF, from the coding sequence ATGGCAGCGATGATTGCCTCTGTCGCGGCTGCAACCGGCGACGAGGTATCCGTCTTTTTCTCGATGAACGCGCTGCCACATTTCATCAAGGGCAACGATCAGGCGGCTCCCGTAGAGGGCGAGTTCGGTGCCCTGATGGACCGTACACAGGGTGTGCCGCCGTTCAAGCAACTATTCAAGCAGGCCGCGGAGCTCGGCGATGCAAAACTCTTACCGTGTTCGATGGCGGTGGATCTGCTGCAGGTCGCGGAAGATCAACTCGAACCGGAACTCGGTCCGCCGACCGGCCTGACGCGCTTCCTGAGCGATGCCGAAGGCGGGCAGCTTCTGACGTTCTGA
- a CDS encoding sulfurtransferase TusA family protein yields MSESKVVDARNTFCPGPLMELITYMKQASVGDTLELLSTDEGTAADVPEWVAKVGHELISNEKVEGVWHVKVRKAK; encoded by the coding sequence ATGAGTGAAAGTAAGGTCGTCGATGCGCGCAACACGTTCTGCCCGGGCCCGTTGATGGAATTGATCACCTACATGAAGCAGGCCAGCGTCGGTGATACGTTGGAGCTGCTGTCGACCGACGAGGGCACGGCGGCCGATGTCCCGGAGTGGGTCGCGAAGGTGGGCCATGAACTGATCAGCAATGAAAAGGTCGAGGGGGTCTGGCATGTCAAAGTCCGCAAGGCGAAATAA
- a CDS encoding NAD(P)/FAD-dependent oxidoreductase, with amino-acid sequence MRILIVGGGTGGTIVGNNLARRLAGEIREKKVRITMLSASDKHMYQPGLLYVAFGQMMPDELYRKQASLLESCIEFHVDPVEEFQLDRNQVKTKSGKTHAYDILVIATGSRIVPEEIPGLSEGSETFYSEKGAVQMYKRLREFQGGTIAIVVGVPHKCPIAPVEVTFSLHDYFKARGIRDKVHIKYHYPIGRIHTIANVATWAKPEFDRMGIEYETLFNVKEVDVENKVVHSEEGTETKYDLLISIPPHRGQEVIEQGSLGTGGWIPTDRHQLTMEGHDNVYVVGDTTNLPVSKTGSAAHFEAEVIAENISSIVKIGTPVKEYDGKVYCFIETGHDSATYAMFNYENPPDLKSPNRSMHWFKMSYNKMYWTSVRGLL; translated from the coding sequence ATGAGAATTCTGATAGTGGGAGGCGGCACCGGCGGCACCATCGTTGGCAACAACCTCGCGCGACGACTCGCTGGTGAGATTCGGGAAAAGAAGGTGCGGATCACGATGCTGTCGGCATCGGACAAGCACATGTATCAACCAGGGCTCTTGTACGTCGCTTTCGGCCAGATGATGCCCGACGAGCTGTACCGCAAACAAGCCAGCCTGCTCGAATCCTGTATAGAGTTCCATGTCGATCCGGTGGAAGAGTTCCAGCTCGACCGGAACCAGGTCAAGACCAAGAGTGGCAAGACTCACGCCTACGATATCCTCGTGATCGCGACCGGGTCGCGCATCGTGCCAGAGGAGATACCGGGGTTGTCGGAAGGATCCGAGACCTTCTATTCCGAGAAAGGCGCAGTGCAGATGTACAAGCGACTGCGCGAGTTTCAGGGCGGGACCATTGCGATCGTCGTGGGCGTGCCGCATAAATGCCCGATCGCACCGGTCGAGGTGACCTTCTCGCTGCACGACTACTTCAAGGCGCGTGGTATCCGCGACAAGGTGCATATCAAGTACCACTACCCAATCGGACGCATCCATACGATCGCGAACGTCGCGACCTGGGCCAAGCCCGAGTTCGATCGCATGGGCATCGAGTACGAGACATTGTTCAACGTCAAGGAGGTCGACGTGGAGAACAAGGTCGTGCACAGCGAAGAGGGTACCGAGACCAAGTATGATCTGCTGATCTCGATCCCGCCGCATCGGGGCCAGGAAGTGATCGAGCAGGGTTCGCTCGGGACCGGCGGCTGGATTCCGACCGATCGTCACCAGCTGACGATGGAGGGTCACGACAACGTGTACGTCGTCGGCGACACGACCAATCTGCCGGTCAGCAAGACCGGTTCGGCGGCGCACTTCGAGGCCGAGGTGATCGCCGAGAATATTTCTTCGATCGTGAAGATCGGCACGCCGGTGAAAGAGTACGACGGCAAGGTGTACTGTTTCATCGAGACGGGCCACGACAGCGCGACCTATGCGATGTTCAACTATGAAAATCCCCCGGACCTGAAATCGCCGAACAGGTCGATGCACTGGTTCAAGATGTCGTACAACAAGATGTATTGGACCAGCGTCCGCGGTCTGCTGTAA